One region of Pseudanabaena sp. FACHB-2040 genomic DNA includes:
- a CDS encoding IS630 family transposase, translated as MLNEAGITSSGADFPPQRPRPRHTKADAQAQSAFKQGLAHQIEWQRQSHQESDVEVWAFDEHRVGLKAIVRKVWAPIGERPLARVNHRYQWLYVYGFVHPVSGRTEWLLLPKVNVAWFNLALAQFARAVGASATHRIALVLDNAGWHHSQQLSVPEGIELVFLPPYSPELQPAERLWELVDEPIVNRSFDTLDPLEEVLAQRCITLTSMTEAVQGRTHFHWWVAA; from the coding sequence ATGCTCAACGAGGCTGGGATTACCTCAAGCGGTGCAGATTTTCCCCCCCAACGCCCTCGTCCGCGGCACACTAAAGCCGATGCTCAAGCCCAAAGCGCGTTCAAGCAGGGCTTAGCGCATCAGATTGAGTGGCAACGGCAGTCGCATCAAGAGAGTGATGTCGAAGTGTGGGCCTTTGATGAGCACCGAGTTGGTCTTAAAGCGATCGTGCGCAAAGTGTGGGCACCGATTGGAGAACGGCCCCTAGCAAGGGTCAATCACCGCTATCAATGGCTCTACGTCTACGGCTTTGTCCACCCCGTCAGTGGTCGCACCGAGTGGTTGCTTCTGCCCAAGGTCAATGTAGCTTGGTTCAATCTGGCGCTAGCTCAATTTGCAAGGGCGGTCGGTGCAAGTGCGACCCATCGCATTGCATTAGTGCTCGATAATGCCGGGTGGCATCATTCACAGCAGCTCTCTGTGCCAGAGGGCATTGAGCTAGTGTTTTTACCGCCCTATTCCCCAGAGCTGCAGCCTGCTGAGCGGTTGTGGGAACTGGTGGATGAGCCGATTGTCAATCGCTCTTTTGATACCCTAGACCCGCTAGAGGAGGTGCTGGCACAGCGCTGCATCACCTTAACCAGCATGACTGAAGCAGTCCAAGGACGTACCCATTTTCACTGGTGGGTTGCAGCTTGA